A region from the Flavobacteriales bacterium genome encodes:
- a CDS encoding T9SS type A sorting domain-containing protein: protein MISLKHTSANISDAGGDLLFFTNGVVVGRADGDTMLNGSGLNPSEYTNDWYPEALLLFQANLIIPDPGSTDRYYLFHNTVDTLPGFTSRYQYVSIVDMSLDGGLGAVVSKNLVIHTGDLQYGRIGAVRHGNGRDWWVYVHELNNNVFLRWLVTPGGLFGPESQGAGIIRTPDAGMVVFSETGDHLAYYSGELGLDLFNVDRCDGALMHVGHVDVLDAYYGYGVSFSPSGRFVYLSGVTHLYQVDAEATDLQGSVQLVADWDSTYSPEPPFATLFGASKLAPDGKVYISTMNGTDKLHVINYPDSLGLACGVVQNAITLPTYWKNSLPNHPNYHLGALDGSVCDSLDVGLVEQPENLNLSLYPNPNMGAFAITYAPQPSSGTLEVHALDGRVVHRESVAPWSQLKRVELRDLSPGLYQCTVRFGAQEGVRRFVVE, encoded by the coding sequence GTGATCAGCCTAAAGCACACATCAGCAAACATCTCTGACGCCGGTGGCGACCTGCTCTTCTTTACTAATGGTGTGGTCGTTGGACGAGCCGATGGAGACACGATGTTGAACGGCTCAGGCTTGAACCCAAGTGAGTACACCAATGACTGGTATCCTGAAGCCCTTCTTCTGTTTCAAGCGAATCTGATCATCCCCGACCCTGGCAGTACGGATCGTTATTACCTCTTCCACAACACCGTCGATACCCTTCCCGGTTTTACATCCCGCTACCAGTACGTGTCTATTGTGGATATGAGTTTGGATGGTGGACTTGGCGCAGTAGTCTCCAAGAACCTTGTGATCCATACTGGTGATCTGCAATACGGCCGCATCGGAGCAGTGCGCCACGGCAACGGAAGGGACTGGTGGGTGTACGTGCACGAGTTGAACAACAACGTATTCTTGAGATGGCTTGTCACTCCTGGTGGTTTGTTCGGCCCAGAGTCACAAGGCGCTGGGATCATACGAACGCCGGATGCCGGCATGGTGGTGTTTTCTGAAACAGGAGACCATCTTGCCTACTATTCCGGAGAGCTTGGCTTGGACCTGTTCAATGTGGATCGCTGCGACGGCGCGTTGATGCACGTTGGGCATGTGGATGTGCTGGACGCGTACTACGGATATGGGGTTTCGTTTTCGCCCAGTGGCCGATTTGTCTACCTGAGCGGCGTAACTCATCTGTACCAAGTTGATGCGGAAGCGACGGATCTGCAAGGCTCGGTGCAATTGGTGGCCGATTGGGACTCGACCTATTCGCCGGAGCCGCCGTTCGCGACTTTGTTCGGCGCATCTAAACTTGCTCCTGATGGCAAGGTCTATATCAGTACCATGAACGGCACCGACAAGCTGCACGTGATCAACTACCCAGACAGTTTGGGCTTGGCGTGCGGTGTGGTTCAGAACGCCATAACCCTACCGACCTATTGGAAGAACTCCCTCCCCAACCACCCCAACTACCACTTGGGGGCCTTGGATGGCAGCGTGTGCGACAGCTTGGATGTAGGTTTAGTGGAGCAGCCGGAGAACTTGAACCTGAGCCTGTACCCCAACCCCAACATGGGGGCCTTTGCCATCACCTATGCACCGCAACCCAGCAGCGGCACGCTGGAGGTGCACGCACTGGATGGCCGCGTGGTGCACCGCGAGAGCGTGGCGCCTTGGAGCCAACTGAAGCGCGTGGAGCTGCGGGACTTGTCGCCGGGCCTGTACCAATGCACGGTGCGGTTCGGTGCCCAAGAGGGCGTTAGGAGGTTCGTGGTGGAGTAG
- a CDS encoding T9SS type A sorting domain-containing protein, with product MCTARAGAESSVADDLKDVELPRKELYEVPGPVLASVQQNETAIAGYMDQIKTAMGQLAAGGLSPAQEAALMASIASWQQNVEGLNTYNTTAMANLDAARAVEAMLLENGAAALASSALIEQNAKQVNEIYLNTIALTGEGLVFDASQEATLYAIASQCPLLGGNPVYQARSMYTLINEEADFDDALLCVASGFAVKNDEVVSPGIAVYPNPNRDGQLNFLVTGLDDTMGHSGKIVLFNAQGQVVGHHIINSSRAQLNVATLAQGVYQWTMHMDGEKLGQGKVTIF from the coding sequence TTGTGCACTGCGCGAGCAGGTGCGGAGAGCAGCGTGGCCGACGACCTGAAAGACGTGGAACTGCCCCGCAAGGAACTCTACGAAGTACCCGGCCCTGTGCTGGCCAGCGTGCAGCAGAACGAGACGGCCATTGCCGGTTACATGGACCAGATCAAAACCGCCATGGGGCAGTTGGCGGCGGGCGGTCTGAGCCCAGCGCAAGAGGCCGCGTTGATGGCCAGTATCGCGTCTTGGCAGCAGAACGTCGAAGGGTTGAATACCTACAACACCACGGCCATGGCCAATCTCGATGCAGCCCGTGCGGTGGAAGCCATGCTGCTTGAGAACGGTGCGGCGGCTCTGGCGAGCAGCGCGCTGATTGAACAGAACGCGAAGCAGGTCAACGAGATCTACCTGAACACCATAGCCTTGACCGGTGAAGGATTGGTCTTTGACGCCTCGCAAGAGGCTACCTTGTATGCCATCGCGAGCCAATGTCCACTCCTTGGCGGCAATCCGGTTTACCAAGCGCGTTCCATGTATACCCTGATCAACGAGGAGGCCGATTTCGATGATGCGTTGTTGTGTGTGGCGAGCGGTTTTGCCGTGAAGAACGACGAGGTTGTTTCGCCTGGCATAGCGGTCTATCCGAATCCGAACCGGGACGGGCAACTGAACTTCCTCGTGACCGGTCTGGACGATACCATGGGGCACAGCGGCAAGATCGTCCTGTTCAACGCGCAAGGCCAGGTAGTCGGGCACCACATCATCAACAGCAGCCGCGCACAACTGAACGTTGCAACTTTGGCCCAAGGGGTGTACCAGTGGACCATGCACATGGATGGAGAAAAACTGGGACAAGGCAAAGTGACCATCTTCTAG
- a CDS encoding T9SS type A sorting domain-containing protein yields the protein MKPFPDPISSAWERCACIVFGLVVCSVAQPQGLNNLWQGGFEHISGPPWGGSDIEFYSGAAVITSELDRVIDLKHTSANITNANGDLLFFTNGVVVGQADGDTMLNGSGLNPSDYTDNWYPGGLLLPQAAIIIPGPGDAEKYYLFHCTYDDIPSFTAFNLYVTTVDMSLNSGAGEVVEKNEVILSGEIQAGRLDAVRHGNGRDWWVYAHEVDSDRFWRFLVSPSGIDGPYEQTIGVARPADGGRTVFSPDGSKFAYYWGGSDLDIFAVDRCSGNMSDHVHVAIDDFDGSGGVAFSPSGRFLYVSSVYDVYQVDMDAPDVGGSITHIATWDSTYSPSPPFATLFEEARLARDGKIYISTGNSTFKLHVINYPDSLGAACDIQQHAITLPTYWFNSLPNHPNYHLGALDGSVCDSLDVGLVVQPENLNLSLYPNPNAGAFAITYAPQPNSGTLEVHALDGRVVHRGSVAPWSQLKRVELRDLSPGLYQCTVRFGAQEGVRRFVVE from the coding sequence ATGAAGCCTTTCCCTGATCCGATCAGTTCCGCGTGGGAACGGTGCGCTTGTATTGTTTTTGGCTTGGTTGTCTGTAGTGTCGCGCAACCGCAAGGTCTCAACAACCTATGGCAAGGCGGGTTTGAGCATATCAGCGGCCCTCCTTGGGGAGGCTCGGACATTGAGTTCTACAGCGGCGCAGCCGTGATCACTTCGGAACTCGACAGAGTCATCGACTTGAAGCACACGTCTGCGAACATTACCAACGCCAATGGTGATTTGCTGTTCTTCACGAACGGTGTCGTGGTTGGTCAAGCCGATGGTGATACCATGCTTAACGGTTCAGGCCTCAATCCCAGCGACTACACCGACAACTGGTACCCTGGTGGGCTGCTTCTACCACAAGCGGCAATCATCATCCCAGGCCCTGGAGATGCGGAGAAGTACTACTTGTTCCACTGTACCTACGACGACATACCGTCTTTCACGGCCTTCAACCTCTACGTTACAACTGTGGACATGAGCCTGAATTCGGGGGCTGGGGAGGTCGTGGAAAAGAACGAGGTCATCCTCTCAGGCGAGATACAGGCGGGAAGACTAGACGCTGTGCGGCACGGCAATGGAAGGGACTGGTGGGTATATGCCCATGAGGTGGATTCCGACCGCTTCTGGCGTTTCTTGGTGTCGCCGAGCGGCATTGATGGGCCGTACGAACAGACCATTGGGGTTGCCCGACCAGCAGATGGCGGGCGGACGGTCTTCTCTCCGGATGGGAGCAAGTTTGCCTATTACTGGGGTGGGTCTGACTTGGACATCTTCGCCGTAGATCGTTGTTCCGGTAATATGAGTGACCACGTGCATGTCGCCATCGATGATTTCGACGGTAGCGGTGGTGTTGCCTTCTCACCAAGTGGACGATTCCTGTATGTCTCGTCCGTGTACGATGTCTACCAAGTTGATATGGACGCTCCTGACGTGGGGGGTTCTATCACTCACATTGCAACATGGGACTCCACGTATTCACCATCTCCTCCGTTCGCTACACTCTTCGAAGAAGCCCGCCTAGCCAGGGATGGCAAGATCTACATCAGTACTGGCAACAGCACTTTCAAACTGCATGTGATCAACTACCCGGACAGTCTCGGCGCAGCGTGCGACATTCAGCAGCATGCCATTACGCTCCCCACCTACTGGTTCAACTCCCTCCCCAACCACCCCAACTACCACTTGGGGGCCTTGGATGGCAGCGTATGCGACAGCTTGGATGTGGGCTTGGTGGTGCAACCGGAGAACCTGAACCTGAGCCTTTACCCCAACCCCAACGCGGGGGCGTTCGCCATTACGTATGCACCGCAACCCAACAGCGGCACGCTGGAGGTGCATGCACTGGATGGCCGCGTGGTGCACCGCGGGAGCGTGGCCCCCTGGAGCCAACTGAAGCGCGTGGAGCTGCGGGACTTGTCGCCGGGCCTGTACCAATGCACGGTGCGGTTCGGTGCCCAAGAGGGCGTGAGGAGGTTTGTGGTAGAGTAG
- a CDS encoding T9SS type A sorting domain-containing protein gives MRIPLLALVLLGLNAAAQTGPGGVGSSSNNVLWLDANYGVTHSSNVVTSWADRSGNGNNANLPTTIPTAQPTRVLNSVNGYPSLDFDGTDDQLWVNDHASLDLTAWHFFIVVTADVQKNYNAWMVKGDDSDENFEMLSYSDGNMHTPTKYSDNTRTIPSSAGGQVTTTSFDVFEYSYNTANGRDVYKNAGGIITDNESKTPKVNNLPLYIANESSTTGRNVNGDIAEVIAFNARLNSTQRIIVNNYLAAKYGRTLATNDLYIQDEAINGSYDHDVAGIGRVSSGNLQTDSRGSGIVQIGKAGYGGLGDDEFLLWGHDNGDLGPYGVTDLPTRVQGRWERVWRVNEVNSSGGAVNVGNVDITFDMAGLGPVTATDLRLLVDTDGDGLFADETPISGATNVSGTLYRFSNTAALQNGYRFTLGSTNLGSTPLPIELISFTARGAAPNTVDLEWSTATERNNDHFTVERSENAQEWTAVATVPGAGNSSTTVHYATTDRTAYGPVFYYRLRQTDTDGTSTTSDVMMVNMGSIQDEADYAYPNPFFGPFTVVLHGLDAVDRFEMVGADGRAHAVQYTAMGNGSFRIDPADLPPGRYVLRATVHDGASVRSVNVVH, from the coding sequence ATGCGCATTCCCCTCCTCGCTCTTGTATTGCTCGGCCTCAATGCCGCGGCCCAGACCGGTCCCGGTGGTGTGGGCAGCAGCAGCAACAACGTGCTCTGGCTCGATGCCAACTACGGCGTTACGCACAGCAGCAACGTGGTGACCTCCTGGGCCGATCGCTCGGGCAACGGCAACAACGCCAACCTGCCCACCACCATACCCACGGCGCAACCCACCCGCGTGCTGAACTCCGTGAACGGCTACCCCTCGCTCGATTTCGACGGCACGGACGATCAGCTGTGGGTGAACGACCACGCCTCCCTCGACCTCACCGCCTGGCACTTCTTCATTGTGGTGACCGCCGACGTGCAGAAGAACTACAACGCCTGGATGGTGAAGGGCGACGACAGCGACGAGAACTTCGAGATGCTGAGCTACAGCGACGGCAACATGCACACGCCGACCAAGTACTCCGACAATACGCGCACGATCCCCAGTTCAGCAGGTGGTCAGGTCACCACCACGTCGTTCGACGTCTTCGAGTACAGTTACAACACCGCGAACGGCCGCGATGTGTACAAGAACGCCGGTGGCATCATCACCGACAACGAGAGCAAGACGCCCAAGGTGAACAACCTGCCGTTGTACATCGCCAACGAGAGCAGCACCACCGGGCGCAACGTGAACGGCGACATCGCCGAGGTGATCGCGTTCAACGCCCGCCTCAACAGTACGCAGCGCATCATCGTGAACAACTACCTGGCCGCCAAGTACGGTCGCACCCTGGCCACCAACGACCTCTACATTCAAGACGAGGCGATCAACGGCAGTTACGACCACGATGTGGCCGGGATCGGCCGGGTAAGCAGCGGGAATTTGCAGACCGATTCGCGCGGCTCAGGCATCGTGCAGATCGGTAAGGCCGGTTACGGCGGTTTGGGCGATGACGAATTCCTCCTGTGGGGGCACGACAACGGCGACTTGGGGCCGTACGGCGTCACGGACCTGCCCACCAGAGTGCAAGGACGCTGGGAGCGTGTATGGCGTGTGAACGAGGTGAATTCGAGCGGGGGCGCCGTGAACGTGGGCAACGTGGACATCACCTTCGACATGGCCGGGTTGGGCCCTGTAACGGCAACGGACTTGCGCTTGCTGGTGGATACCGATGGTGATGGGCTCTTCGCGGACGAAACGCCGATCAGCGGGGCCACCAACGTGAGCGGTACTCTGTACCGCTTCTCGAACACCGCCGCGTTGCAGAACGGTTACCGCTTTACGCTGGGCAGCACGAACCTGGGCTCCACGCCGCTGCCCATCGAGCTCATCTCCTTCACCGCGCGCGGGGCGGCCCCCAACACGGTCGATCTGGAATGGAGCACGGCCACCGAACGCAACAATGATCACTTCACCGTGGAGCGCTCGGAGAACGCACAGGAATGGACGGCGGTCGCAACGGTGCCCGGCGCAGGCAACAGCAGCACCACGGTGCACTACGCCACCACCGATCGCACGGCCTACGGACCGGTGTTCTACTACCGCCTTCGGCAAACCGACACCGATGGCACCAGCACCACCAGCGATGTGATGATGGTGAACATGGGCAGCATACAGGACGAGGCGGACTACGCCTATCCCAATCCGTTCTTCGGTCCCTTCACCGTGGTGCTGCACGGGTTGGATGCGGTGGATCGTTTCGAGATGGTGGGCGCCGATGGTCGCGCCCACGCCGTGCAGTACACGGCCATGGGCAACGGCTCGTTCCGCATCGATCCGGCCGATCTGCCGCCGGGCCGCTATGTGCTGCGCGCCACGGTGCACGATGGCGCAAGCGTGCGCTCGGTGAACGTGGTGCACTGA
- a CDS encoding general stress protein CsbD, protein MSLTIPPNLWGHKKIKLKNKFTQLTETDLHFVVGRERDLLTRLQAKLGLTEAELTTIINAL, encoded by the coding sequence ATATCGCTCACCATTCCCCCGAACCTGTGGGGCCACAAGAAGATCAAGCTCAAGAACAAGTTCACCCAACTCACCGAGACCGACCTCCACTTCGTGGTGGGCCGCGAGCGTGATCTGCTCACCCGCCTGCAAGCCAAGCTGGGCCTCACCGAGGCTGAACTCACCACCATCATCAACGCATTATGA
- a CDS encoding HAMP domain-containing protein, producing the protein MKTKVRLTLALGALALLVFVLAAVSYGTIWSLRGEGRGLLQANYTSIEYMQGMVAAIDGPDGAAADRLRALLAKQQANITEVGEDQATAELARAVDAWTQTDGDPVPTAVLRQRIARIVDLNKEAIVRRVAAAESKGDNALVWIGITGTFCALIALSMLFSIPEHIAEPIRRLTEGIDRVAGGDYHERVELDRNDEFGHMAERFNAMASELQRWESSNLARIMDEKARAEAVIQSLQDASIGLDEQGNVLFANQQALDLLEVAASDIVGRTVSEASRVNDLLRVVLSGERQGPLKIVKDGREQFFTLEHVPIQRSDERMGTVAVLRNVTPFEEKDRAKTHFLATISHELKTPLASTGIGLSLLERQQADRLTADQTAIIADLRKDHQRLVRIVSELLDLAQVETGNIRVTIAEHALGPLIDDALDAVRRQGEQKGIRFARPGSTTDLRIKVDAAKAVWVMVNVLNNAVRHSPDHGRITLEIVPEGDQVSLLISDQGPGIPQKDADRLFLRYAPGPGPVHGTGLGLAIAREFMLAMGGNIVHRPASGAGATFILTFAAVPASGDRP; encoded by the coding sequence ATGAAGACCAAGGTCCGGCTCACCCTGGCGCTCGGTGCCTTGGCACTGCTGGTCTTCGTCCTGGCCGCGGTGAGCTACGGCACCATCTGGTCGCTGCGCGGCGAGGGCCGGGGCCTGCTCCAGGCCAACTACACGAGCATCGAGTACATGCAGGGCATGGTCGCCGCCATCGACGGGCCCGATGGTGCGGCCGCCGACCGGCTTCGCGCACTGCTCGCGAAGCAGCAGGCCAACATCACCGAAGTGGGCGAGGACCAGGCCACCGCCGAGCTCGCACGTGCCGTTGACGCGTGGACGCAAACCGATGGCGACCCCGTTCCCACCGCTGTGCTGCGCCAACGGATCGCGCGCATCGTGGACCTGAACAAAGAGGCCATCGTGCGCAGGGTGGCGGCCGCGGAAAGCAAGGGCGATAACGCACTCGTCTGGATCGGCATCACGGGAACGTTCTGCGCGTTGATCGCGCTCTCCATGCTCTTCAGCATACCCGAGCACATCGCCGAGCCCATCCGCCGGCTCACCGAGGGGATCGATCGCGTGGCCGGGGGCGACTACCACGAGCGTGTGGAGCTCGATCGCAACGATGAGTTCGGGCACATGGCCGAACGGTTCAACGCCATGGCAAGCGAGCTGCAACGCTGGGAAAGCAGCAACCTCGCGCGCATCATGGACGAGAAAGCGCGTGCTGAAGCGGTGATCCAATCGTTGCAGGACGCGAGCATCGGCCTGGACGAACAGGGCAACGTGCTCTTCGCCAACCAGCAAGCGCTCGACCTGCTCGAAGTGGCCGCCAGCGACATTGTGGGGCGCACGGTGAGCGAGGCCTCCCGCGTGAACGACCTGTTGCGGGTGGTGCTCAGCGGCGAACGCCAAGGGCCCCTGAAGATCGTGAAGGACGGACGGGAGCAGTTCTTCACGCTCGAACATGTCCCGATCCAACGCTCGGACGAGCGCATGGGCACCGTGGCCGTGTTGCGCAACGTGACCCCGTTCGAGGAGAAGGACCGCGCCAAAACGCATTTCCTGGCCACCATCAGCCACGAACTGAAAACCCCGCTGGCCAGCACCGGTATCGGGCTTTCGCTCCTGGAGCGCCAGCAGGCCGACCGGCTCACCGCGGACCAGACGGCGATCATCGCCGACCTGCGCAAGGACCATCAGCGGCTCGTGCGCATCGTAAGCGAACTGCTGGACCTCGCGCAGGTGGAGACAGGTAACATCCGCGTGACCATCGCAGAGCATGCGCTGGGTCCGTTGATCGATGATGCCCTGGATGCGGTTCGCCGGCAGGGCGAACAAAAGGGCATCCGCTTCGCGCGCCCTGGCAGCACAACCGACCTCCGGATCAAGGTGGATGCAGCGAAGGCCGTATGGGTCATGGTGAATGTCCTGAACAATGCCGTGCGGCATTCACCGGATCACGGCCGCATCACCTTGGAGATCGTTCCGGAAGGTGACCAGGTATCGTTGTTGATCTCCGATCAGGGCCCAGGGATCCCGCAGAAGGACGCCGACCGGCTGTTCCTCCGGTATGCCCCCGGACCGGGCCCGGTGCACGGCACCGGGTTGGGGCTCGCCATCGCCAGGGAGTTCATGCTGGCCATGGGCGGCAACATCGTTCATCGACCTGCGAGCGGTGCCGGTGCCACGTTCATCCTCACGTTCGCGGCAGTGCCCGCCAGTGGAGATCGGCCGTAG
- a CDS encoding sensor protein KdpD → MSAGVGKSYRMLEEAHDLLAKGVNIQVGYIETHLRADTHALLEGLPVIPRREVYYKGKRLEEFDLNATLLLHPAVVIVDELAHTNVPGSKHAKRYQDVLELLENGIDVITAVNIQHIESINAEVERITGVTITERVPDKFLQRADEVVNIDLTADELITRLREGKIYDKAKVETAMRNFFQPEKILQLRELALKEVAGQVERKVEQEVEKPKQLRHEHFLALISSNADVARKIIRKTARLANYYHSDWSVLYVQTPNETVDRIPLDKQRHLINNFKLATELGAEVIQAQAAAQKQGIGFLPAKILNLERADITEAILQVVKDKRVTTLCIGKPHISIWQVMLRTNTFSRLLSALSDNDVDLVILS, encoded by the coding sequence ATGAGCGCCGGTGTGGGCAAGAGCTACCGTATGCTCGAGGAGGCGCATGACCTTCTAGCGAAAGGCGTGAACATCCAAGTGGGCTACATCGAGACCCACCTGCGGGCGGATACGCACGCTTTGCTTGAAGGACTGCCCGTGATCCCGCGTCGTGAAGTGTACTACAAGGGAAAGCGGCTGGAAGAGTTCGACCTGAACGCCACCCTGTTGCTGCATCCGGCCGTAGTGATCGTGGACGAACTGGCGCACACCAACGTACCCGGCAGCAAGCACGCAAAGCGCTACCAGGACGTGCTGGAGCTGCTCGAGAACGGCATCGACGTGATCACCGCCGTCAACATCCAGCACATCGAGAGCATCAACGCCGAGGTGGAGCGCATCACCGGTGTGACCATCACCGAACGAGTGCCGGACAAATTCCTGCAAAGAGCCGATGAGGTGGTGAACATCGACCTCACGGCCGATGAGTTGATCACGCGGCTGCGCGAGGGCAAGATCTACGACAAGGCGAAGGTGGAGACGGCCATGCGCAACTTCTTCCAGCCGGAGAAGATCCTGCAATTGCGAGAGCTGGCCCTGAAAGAGGTGGCGGGGCAAGTGGAGCGGAAAGTGGAGCAGGAAGTGGAGAAACCCAAGCAGCTGCGGCACGAGCACTTCCTCGCTTTGATAAGCAGCAACGCCGATGTGGCCCGCAAGATCATCCGCAAGACGGCGCGGCTGGCCAACTACTACCACAGCGATTGGAGCGTGCTCTACGTGCAGACGCCGAACGAGACCGTGGACCGGATACCGCTGGACAAACAGCGCCACCTGATCAACAATTTCAAGTTGGCCACGGAGCTGGGTGCCGAGGTGATCCAAGCCCAGGCCGCCGCACAGAAACAGGGCATCGGGTTCCTCCCGGCGAAGATCCTCAACTTGGAGCGCGCCGACATCACCGAAGCGATCCTGCAAGTGGTGAAGGACAAGCGCGTGACCACTTTGTGCATCGGCAAGCCGCACATCAGCATCTGGCAGGTGATGCTGCGCACCAATACCTTCAGCCGACTGCTGTCGGCGCTTTCGGACAACGACGTTGACCTGGTGATCCTGTCATGA
- a CDS encoding porin, with protein MKRLLFLPLVGIALASNAQKLDSAVTISAYAEVYYSYDLANPDSHLRPGFFYSFNRHNEVNLNLGMVKLNYAKNYVRGNIALMAGTYPQYNLAAEPELLRSVFETNAGVKLSKKKELWLDAGIMPSHIGFESAIGKDCWNLTRSLLADNTPYYEAGARLSYTSSNGKWYASGLLLNGWQRIARVDGNNTLAFGTQLTYKPNSNTVINWSTFIGNDKPDSLSQMRIFNNLYAQFQVTDRLGLILGCDIGTEEAASGDSTNMFITPIVIPRFKINDRTYIAARWELYQDEDGVIIATGTPNGFNTMGYSLNLDRWIAPNVLWRIEGRMLQGEDKIFMDADGAATTDNVFFTTSLAIALP; from the coding sequence ATGAAACGCCTGCTTTTCCTGCCCCTCGTGGGCATCGCCCTTGCCTCCAACGCGCAGAAGCTCGACAGCGCCGTTACCATCAGCGCCTATGCTGAGGTGTACTACAGCTACGACCTGGCCAACCCGGACAGCCACCTGCGACCGGGGTTCTTCTACAGCTTCAACCGGCACAACGAGGTGAACCTGAACCTCGGCATGGTGAAGCTCAACTACGCGAAGAACTACGTGCGCGGCAACATCGCACTGATGGCGGGCACCTACCCGCAGTACAACCTCGCCGCCGAGCCCGAACTGCTGCGCAGCGTGTTCGAAACGAATGCCGGTGTGAAACTGAGCAAGAAGAAAGAGCTATGGCTCGATGCGGGCATCATGCCAAGCCACATCGGCTTCGAGAGCGCCATCGGCAAGGACTGTTGGAACCTGACCCGCAGCCTGCTCGCGGACAACACACCGTATTACGAAGCCGGCGCGCGCTTGAGCTACACCAGCTCGAACGGGAAATGGTATGCGAGCGGTCTCTTGCTCAACGGTTGGCAGCGCATCGCGCGGGTGGATGGTAACAACACGCTCGCCTTCGGCACGCAACTCACGTACAAACCGAACAGCAACACCGTGATCAACTGGAGCACCTTCATTGGCAATGACAAGCCGGACAGTCTGAGCCAGATGCGCATCTTCAACAACCTGTACGCGCAGTTCCAGGTGACCGATCGCCTCGGGCTGATCCTGGGTTGTGATATCGGCACGGAAGAGGCGGCCAGCGGCGACAGTACGAACATGTTCATCACCCCGATCGTGATCCCGCGGTTCAAGATCAACGACCGTACCTACATCGCCGCTCGCTGGGAACTGTACCAGGACGAGGATGGCGTGATCATCGCCACGGGAACGCCCAACGGGTTCAATACCATGGGCTACTCACTGAACCTCGATCGCTGGATCGCGCCCAATGTATTGTGGCGTATCGAGGGCCGCATGCTCCAGGGCGAAGACAAGATCTTCATGGATGCGGACGGCGCAGCGACCACTGACAACGTTTTCTTCACGACCAGTCTTGCCATCGCATTGCCTTGA
- a CDS encoding K(+)-transporting ATPase subunit C: MKTNLIHALRMTAVMLVLCCGIYTLIVWGFAKVAAPQGGQAELLSRDGEPIGAALVGQLFTSDGYFQGRPSAIDYNASGSSGSNKGPSNPDYLATVQARIDTFLVHNPGVSKGEIPSELVTASGSGLDPHLSVQAARVQAERIAAARGMSESAVHQLIEQHTDGPLLGLFGTTTINVLELNLALDAATK; encoded by the coding sequence ATGAAAACGAATCTGATCCATGCCTTGCGTATGACCGCTGTGATGCTGGTCCTCTGCTGCGGCATCTACACCCTCATCGTCTGGGGCTTCGCGAAGGTCGCGGCTCCGCAAGGCGGCCAGGCCGAACTGTTGAGCCGCGATGGCGAACCCATCGGCGCCGCTCTCGTGGGCCAGCTCTTCACGAGCGACGGCTATTTCCAGGGCCGACCCAGCGCGATCGACTACAATGCATCGGGCAGCAGCGGCAGCAACAAAGGCCCCAGCAATCCGGACTACCTAGCCACCGTGCAAGCACGGATCGACACCTTCCTGGTGCACAACCCGGGCGTGTCGAAGGGCGAGATCCCCAGCGAACTGGTCACGGCCAGCGGCAGCGGTCTGGATCCGCACCTCAGCGTGCAGGCCGCGCGCGTGCAGGCCGAACGCATCGCTGCTGCACGCGGCATGAGCGAATCGGCTGTCCATCAACTGATCGAACAGCATACCGACGGACCTTTGCTCGGCCTGTTCGGTACGACCACCATCAACGTACTTGAACTCAACCTGGCGCTCGACGCCGCAACCAAATGA